A region from the Rhodopseudomonas julia genome encodes:
- a CDS encoding TonB-dependent hemoglobin/transferrin/lactoferrin family receptor, protein MGWGRREDEGGRRGWGYRPKWHGALLASAASLALSAPGFAQEAAVTERDASEASQEAQPKVTTLDEITVISRTGESAIETMASVSRLGQEELDRKMATTPLEMLQGVPGVAVQADSSRLSSSVNIRGLQDFGRVAVIVDGARQDFQRSGHGTQSTFWIDPMLVKQVDVVRGPVANTYGSGAIGGVVMFETKDARDFLKEWERYAISFTGQYETNGNGWTMSGTGAARINDNIDVLGNLVWRDYSEYDDGHGDEVSGTGFDVLSGMLKTSIRPNDYSELRLGWIGTDDGWEERSGASDLDLTQNTLTARYALDDPDNPWIDLHINGSWNQAKLDQEYLTDVRQFDPVTGEVINVPAGSKTTYDLDTYGIDLWNTSRFDTGALAHELTYGGDWLKDEVTTSSPLGGSDVYTPSGDRKVWGAYVQDKLTWHWFEVIGALRYDSYELDGTDVDSDGDRLSPRLTVGVSPFEGPVLGGLQVYGTYAEGYRSPTTTETLISGLHPSGVAFPFLPNADLRPETGKTWEFGVNYRRDSLFVADDRLRLKAAYFNNDVDDFIDGQTLSAFDPTSGCPLRPDLLGSPTYAPICFQYQNFAEARLHGFELEAAYDAGWIFGGLTASIIDGWRKADGVKEDIVSIPASQLGGSLGFRLLEQRLSFGGEVEHNIAPDGAEYAKDYTLVNAFARYDVNENFRASLRAENLFDVRYANPLNATTTSVVYEPGLSVKLGATLRFGG, encoded by the coding sequence ATGGGCTGGGGTAGGCGTGAGGATGAGGGCGGAAGGCGTGGCTGGGGATATCGGCCGAAATGGCATGGCGCATTGCTGGCCAGTGCCGCGTCCCTGGCGCTGTCCGCTCCGGGCTTTGCGCAGGAGGCGGCGGTCACAGAGCGTGACGCCTCCGAGGCTTCCCAGGAGGCCCAGCCGAAGGTGACGACGCTCGACGAAATCACCGTCATCAGCCGCACCGGCGAAAGCGCCATCGAAACGATGGCATCGGTGAGCCGGCTCGGCCAGGAAGAGCTCGATCGCAAGATGGCGACGACGCCGCTCGAAATGCTGCAAGGCGTGCCGGGTGTTGCCGTCCAGGCCGATTCGAGCCGCTTGAGCTCTTCGGTGAACATTCGCGGTCTTCAGGATTTCGGCCGCGTCGCCGTCATCGTCGATGGGGCGCGCCAGGATTTCCAGCGCTCAGGACACGGCACGCAGAGCACGTTTTGGATCGACCCGATGCTGGTGAAGCAGGTCGATGTCGTCCGCGGCCCCGTCGCCAACACCTATGGCTCCGGCGCGATCGGCGGCGTCGTCATGTTCGAGACCAAGGATGCGCGCGATTTCCTGAAGGAATGGGAGCGATACGCCATTTCCTTCACCGGCCAGTACGAGACGAACGGCAATGGCTGGACGATGAGCGGGACGGGGGCCGCCCGCATCAACGACAATATCGACGTTCTCGGCAATCTCGTCTGGCGCGACTATTCCGAATATGACGACGGCCATGGCGACGAGGTGTCGGGCACCGGCTTCGACGTCTTGAGCGGCATGCTGAAGACGAGCATCCGCCCGAACGATTACAGCGAATTGCGTCTCGGCTGGATCGGCACCGACGACGGCTGGGAGGAACGATCCGGCGCCTCCGATCTCGATCTGACGCAGAACACGCTGACGGCGCGCTACGCGCTCGACGACCCGGACAATCCCTGGATCGACCTCCACATCAACGGCTCCTGGAACCAGGCGAAGCTGGACCAGGAATATCTGACGGATGTGCGCCAGTTCGATCCCGTGACGGGCGAGGTGATCAACGTTCCGGCGGGCTCCAAGACCACCTACGATCTCGACACCTACGGGATCGATCTGTGGAACACGTCGCGCTTCGACACCGGTGCGCTCGCGCACGAGCTCACCTATGGCGGCGACTGGCTGAAAGACGAGGTGACGACATCGAGCCCGCTCGGCGGCAGCGATGTCTATACGCCGTCGGGCGACCGCAAGGTGTGGGGTGCCTATGTCCAGGACAAGCTCACCTGGCACTGGTTCGAGGTCATCGGCGCCCTGCGTTATGACAGCTATGAACTCGACGGCACGGATGTCGACAGCGACGGCGACCGGCTGTCGCCGCGCCTGACCGTTGGCGTCTCGCCCTTCGAAGGGCCGGTCCTCGGCGGGCTGCAGGTCTACGGCACCTACGCGGAAGGCTACCGCTCGCCGACGACGACGGAGACCCTGATCAGTGGGCTGCATCCCTCCGGCGTCGCCTTTCCCTTCCTGCCCAATGCCGATCTGCGCCCGGAGACCGGCAAGACCTGGGAATTCGGCGTCAACTATCGGCGCGATTCGCTCTTTGTCGCCGACGATCGGCTGCGCCTGAAGGCCGCCTATTTCAACAACGACGTCGACGATTTCATCGACGGGCAGACGCTGTCGGCCTTCGATCCGACGAGCGGCTGTCCGTTGCGGCCGGATTTGTTGGGCAGCCCGACCTATGCGCCGATCTGCTTCCAGTACCAGAACTTCGCCGAGGCGCGGCTGCACGGCTTCGAGCTTGAAGCGGCCTACGATGCCGGCTGGATTTTCGGCGGCCTGACGGCCTCCATCATCGACGGCTGGCGCAAGGCGGATGGGGTCAAGGAGGATATCGTCTCCATTCCGGCGTCGCAGCTCGGCGGCTCGCTCGGCTTCCGCCTCCTCGAACAGCGCCTCAGCTTCGGTGGCGAGGTGGAGCACAACATCGCCCCGGACGGGGCGGAATACGCCAAGGATTACACGCTCGTGAACGCCTTCGCGCGCTACGACGTGAACGAGAATTTCCGCGCCAGCCTGCGCGCGGAGAACCTTTTCGATGTGCGCTACGCCAACCCGCTCAACGCGACCACGACGTCGGTCGTCTACGAGCCCGGTTTGAGTGTGAAGCTCGGCGCCACATTGCGTTTCGGCGGCTGA
- the hutW gene encoding heme anaerobic degradation radical SAM methyltransferase ChuW/HutW, translating into MESAQITPPAARRMQEFFAAEDGTPLRNAFGTKRVVHPSFGAQMVPEESREATWQELTRRPRARNGVAYLHVPFCENHCLFCGFYQNAWRPEAGPAYVDALIAHLKRDADLPYQAEGVLDAVYFGGGTPTVLSAPDLSRLIAAVREYLPLSPDCEITVEGRPRSFDADKIAAIFEAGANRVSLGVQTFDTRLRRSLGRRASREELIAFLDSLVKADGGAIVVDLIYGLPGQTLEAFRNDVETAIAIGLDGADVYSLKLIPHAPLRAAIDKGKFPPMDRAEFGLFYAEASEVFERAGWHSISTTHWRQGERERNIYNHAVKSGAECLAFGAGAGGSLGGYSYGIDDDLRAYQEAISAGHCVVGRLTRQPENHDLFSLIKSEMELGRLNVAWLSAQLERRAGLQGDVVLAPLFAQWQRAGLVEADKSRLRLTLAGCFWQVTLTQNLLEWLQAQLCEAETAGG; encoded by the coding sequence ATGGAGAGCGCTCAGATCACGCCGCCGGCTGCGCGGCGCATGCAGGAATTCTTCGCCGCCGAAGACGGCACGCCGCTGCGCAACGCCTTTGGCACGAAGCGTGTGGTGCATCCCTCCTTCGGCGCGCAGATGGTGCCGGAGGAGAGCCGGGAGGCCACGTGGCAGGAGCTCACCCGCCGGCCGCGCGCCCGCAACGGCGTCGCCTATCTGCACGTACCGTTTTGCGAGAACCATTGCCTGTTCTGCGGCTTCTATCAGAACGCCTGGAGACCGGAGGCCGGCCCCGCTTATGTCGACGCGCTGATTGCGCATTTGAAGCGCGATGCCGATCTGCCCTATCAGGCGGAAGGCGTGCTCGACGCCGTCTATTTCGGCGGCGGCACGCCGACGGTGCTCTCAGCCCCCGATCTTTCCCGGCTGATCGCCGCGGTGCGGGAATATCTGCCGTTGTCGCCCGATTGCGAGATCACGGTGGAGGGGCGGCCTCGCAGCTTCGATGCTGACAAGATCGCGGCGATTTTCGAGGCCGGCGCCAACCGTGTCTCTCTGGGCGTCCAGACCTTCGACACGCGCCTTCGCCGCTCGCTCGGCCGGCGTGCCTCGCGCGAGGAGCTGATCGCGTTTCTCGACAGCCTGGTGAAAGCCGATGGCGGTGCGATCGTCGTCGATCTCATTTACGGCCTGCCCGGCCAGACGCTCGAGGCTTTTCGCAACGACGTGGAGACGGCGATCGCCATCGGTCTCGACGGGGCGGATGTCTATTCGTTGAAGCTCATTCCACATGCGCCGCTGCGGGCCGCGATCGACAAGGGCAAATTTCCGCCGATGGACCGCGCCGAGTTCGGCCTCTTTTATGCCGAAGCGAGCGAGGTTTTCGAGCGGGCGGGCTGGCATTCGATCTCCACGACGCATTGGCGGCAGGGCGAACGCGAGCGCAACATCTACAACCACGCCGTCAAATCGGGAGCGGAATGCCTGGCGTTCGGCGCCGGGGCCGGAGGCTCTCTCGGCGGTTATTCCTATGGCATCGACGATGATCTGCGCGCCTATCAGGAGGCGATCTCCGCGGGCCATTGCGTCGTCGGACGGCTGACGCGGCAGCCGGAGAACCACGACCTCTTCAGTCTGATCAAGAGCGAGATGGAGCTCGGGCGGCTCAACGTCGCCTGGTTGTCGGCGCAGCTTGAACGCCGTGCCGGGCTTCAAGGCGATGTCGTGCTCGCGCCCCTCTTCGCGCAATGGCAACGGGCGGGACTGGTCGAGGCGGACAAGAGCCGGCTCCGCCTGACGCTCGCCGGCTGCTTCTGGCAGGTGACGCTGACGCAGAACCTGTTGGAATGGCTTCAGGCGCAATTGTGCGAGGCCGAGACGGCGGGCGGATGA
- a CDS encoding heme/hemin ABC transporter substrate-binding protein, with product MVALLGVALFATAPAAAAQDTASAQKQAAFAPDASLVAIGGSITEIVYALGEEDRLVARDTTSTWPEAAKALPDVGYMRQLAPEGVLSVNPGGILAIEGSGPPDAVHVLKESGVPFVTIDEGYDRDSVLAKIREVGEALGAEEQAQALSDEVAAEFDALEEETAAVSSPKRVLFLLSMQGGKLLAAGTGTAADAMIQLSGGENAISGYEGYKALSEEAVLDAAPDAVLMMAQGASHGIGTDQVFANPALAATPAGEAKNLIRMDGLYLLGFGPRAASAARELHQALYGAPASH from the coding sequence GTGGTTGCCCTTCTCGGCGTCGCTCTCTTTGCCACGGCCCCGGCCGCTGCTGCACAGGACACGGCGAGCGCACAAAAGCAGGCGGCTTTCGCTCCCGACGCGTCGCTCGTCGCCATCGGCGGATCGATCACCGAGATCGTCTATGCGCTCGGTGAGGAAGATCGGCTCGTCGCGCGTGACACGACCAGCACCTGGCCTGAGGCGGCCAAAGCCCTTCCCGATGTCGGCTATATGCGCCAGCTCGCCCCTGAAGGCGTTCTCTCCGTCAATCCGGGCGGCATCCTCGCCATCGAAGGCAGCGGCCCGCCCGACGCCGTGCACGTCTTGAAGGAATCCGGCGTGCCCTTCGTCACCATCGACGAAGGCTATGACCGCGACAGCGTGCTGGCCAAGATCCGTGAGGTGGGGGAAGCGCTCGGCGCCGAAGAACAGGCTCAGGCGCTTTCCGATGAAGTCGCCGCCGAGTTCGATGCACTTGAAGAAGAGACCGCGGCCGTTTCCTCGCCCAAGCGCGTCCTGTTCCTCCTCTCCATGCAGGGCGGAAAACTCCTCGCCGCCGGAACGGGCACGGCCGCCGATGCGATGATCCAGCTTTCCGGCGGCGAAAACGCCATCTCCGGCTACGAGGGCTACAAGGCGCTGTCCGAAGAGGCCGTCCTCGATGCGGCGCCGGATGCGGTCCTGATGATGGCGCAGGGCGCAAGCCACGGCATCGGCACCGATCAGGTCTTCGCCAATCCGGCCCTCGCCGCGACACCGGCGGGCGAGGCAAAAAATCTCATCCGCATGGACGGGCTCTATCTTCTCGGCTTCGGTCCCCGTGCGGCCTCGGCCGCCCGCGAGCTGCACCAGGCGCTCTACGGCGCACCGGCGTCTCACTGA